Proteins encoded in a region of the Leifsonia sp. PS1209 genome:
- a CDS encoding 3-oxoacyl-[acyl-carrier-protein] synthase III C-terminal domain-containing protein, which yields MTAAAYLTGFGSYLPGEPVDNDGIAARLGGEDPVTERIRRRVLAANGIRKRHYALDEHGEPTELNEELAVKALQAALDDRGIPASDLRMLATATTMGDVLVPGFASMVHGRLGGGPMQVLSASGVCASSLAALDAAASKIRLGDHPRAAVVGSELPSRSLRQRRFDGKRAGLDSHFLRWMLSDGAGAVVLEFQPHPSRPSLRLDWVRQVSLAHEHPVCMRAGMDGTEASVGSTWQDVSVAEADAAGMFLLRQDVSVLDELAEAGLKQFEELVDIGLVDVKHLDHVICHYSTNAFRDLAFDSLRRRLPTLDTGRWFSNLETRGNTGSASIFIALEEAWSTGRFAVGDTVLLAVPESGRFSFAFAHLTVVGPGAPQNTSAQNTTKEQ from the coding sequence ATGACGGCAGCCGCATACCTGACCGGCTTCGGGAGTTACCTCCCCGGAGAGCCGGTCGACAACGACGGGATCGCGGCCAGGCTCGGCGGCGAAGACCCGGTCACCGAGCGCATCCGGCGTCGAGTGCTGGCTGCGAACGGCATCCGGAAGCGGCACTACGCGCTCGACGAGCACGGCGAGCCGACGGAGCTCAACGAAGAGCTCGCCGTCAAGGCGCTGCAGGCTGCCCTGGACGACCGCGGGATCCCGGCCTCCGACCTTCGGATGCTCGCGACGGCGACCACGATGGGCGACGTACTCGTGCCCGGCTTCGCGTCGATGGTGCACGGCAGGCTCGGCGGAGGTCCCATGCAGGTGCTGTCCGCCTCCGGCGTGTGCGCGTCGAGCCTGGCCGCCCTGGACGCCGCAGCCAGCAAGATCCGGCTGGGCGACCATCCACGGGCCGCCGTCGTCGGTTCCGAGCTGCCCAGTCGGAGCCTCCGGCAGCGCCGGTTCGACGGCAAGCGTGCTGGGCTCGACTCGCACTTCCTGCGCTGGATGCTCTCCGACGGCGCCGGCGCGGTGGTGCTGGAGTTCCAGCCGCACCCGAGCAGGCCGTCGCTGCGACTCGACTGGGTGCGGCAGGTGTCGCTCGCCCACGAGCATCCGGTGTGCATGCGGGCGGGGATGGACGGCACGGAGGCGAGCGTCGGGAGCACCTGGCAGGACGTCAGCGTCGCCGAGGCGGATGCGGCGGGGATGTTCCTGCTGCGGCAGGACGTGAGCGTGCTCGACGAGCTGGCAGAGGCCGGGCTGAAGCAGTTCGAGGAGCTGGTCGACATCGGCCTGGTGGACGTGAAGCACCTCGACCACGTGATCTGCCACTACAGCACCAACGCGTTCAGAGACCTCGCCTTCGACTCCCTGCGCCGCCGCCTGCCCACCCTGGACACCGGCCGCTGGTTCTCCAACCTGGAGACCCGCGGCAACACCGGCTCCGCCAGCATCTTCATCGCGCTGGAGGAGGCGTGGAGCACCGGACGGTTCGCCGTCGGGGACACCGTGCTTCTCGCCGTGCCGGAGTCCGGCCGGTTCTCTTTCGCCTTCGCCCACCTCACCGTCGTGGGGCCGGGAGCCCCGCAGAACACCAGCGCGCAGAACACCACCAAGGAGCAGTGA
- a CDS encoding TIGR03364 family FAD-dependent oxidoreductase, whose protein sequence is MSGASGRKGTGMGRHYDLAIVGGGIVGLGHAVAALRRGLTVAVVDRASSVVGASVRNFGHLCITGQEGEARAYAELARELWLTLAPEAGFWLRESGTVVVAQAQDELAVLDEFRQRRGGSDVRLLTPAEVRERIPVADGVAIGGAWLPRDLQVDPREAAPAIVRWLDAHGVDFFWQTAVLGVQTGAVHTTRGTLSADAVVVAVNHDVDHLFPGLAEAHGIQRCGLDMMLVDAELDRPLSAPLLTGWSLVRYAGFAHTPSAAALRERLAEEHPELSALDLNQMYTQRPDGGLIVGDTHYRGADVPPFQSEAAYDLLLEQARLLFGTDRIRVRERWQGVYASAPDEFLVAAPAPEVRVVSVTTGIGMTTGLGLAERVVDELFSSASGVLATAGAAGAPGAARVG, encoded by the coding sequence ATGAGCGGCGCCTCGGGCAGGAAGGGCACTGGGATGGGCAGACACTACGACCTCGCCATCGTCGGCGGCGGCATCGTCGGACTCGGGCACGCGGTCGCCGCGTTGCGGCGCGGCCTCACGGTCGCTGTCGTCGACAGGGCGTCGAGCGTCGTCGGGGCGTCCGTCCGCAACTTCGGGCACCTCTGCATCACCGGGCAGGAAGGCGAGGCGCGCGCGTACGCCGAGCTGGCGAGGGAGCTCTGGCTGACGCTCGCCCCCGAGGCGGGATTCTGGCTGCGGGAGAGCGGGACCGTCGTGGTCGCGCAGGCGCAGGACGAGCTGGCCGTGCTCGACGAGTTCCGGCAGAGGAGGGGCGGCTCCGACGTGCGGCTGCTCACGCCGGCGGAGGTGCGTGAGCGCATCCCGGTCGCGGACGGTGTGGCGATCGGTGGGGCGTGGCTGCCGCGCGACCTGCAGGTGGATCCGCGCGAGGCCGCCCCGGCGATCGTGCGCTGGCTGGATGCGCACGGCGTGGACTTCTTCTGGCAGACCGCCGTGCTCGGCGTGCAGACCGGGGCCGTGCACACCACGCGCGGCACGCTGTCCGCCGACGCGGTCGTCGTCGCCGTCAATCACGACGTCGACCACCTCTTCCCCGGCCTCGCCGAGGCGCACGGCATCCAACGCTGCGGACTCGACATGATGCTGGTGGATGCGGAACTCGACCGGCCGCTCAGCGCACCGCTGCTGACGGGCTGGTCCCTGGTGCGGTACGCCGGATTCGCGCACACGCCGAGCGCAGCGGCGTTGCGCGAGCGGCTGGCGGAGGAGCATCCCGAGCTGTCGGCACTCGATCTGAACCAGATGTACACGCAGCGGCCGGATGGCGGGCTGATCGTCGGCGACACGCACTACCGAGGGGCCGATGTCCCTCCGTTCCAGTCGGAGGCGGCGTACGACCTGCTGCTCGAACAGGCGCGGCTGCTGTTCGGCACCGACCGCATCCGGGTCAGGGAGCGGTGGCAGGGCGTCTACGCCTCCGCACCGGACGAGTTCCTCGTCGCCGCGCCGGCCCCCGAAGTGCGCGTGGTCTCGGTGACCACCGGCATCGGGATGACGACCGGCCTCGGCCTCGCGGAGCGTGTGGTCGACGAGCTGTTCTCGTCGGCGTCCGGCGTTCTCGCCACCGCGGGCGCAGCCGGCGCACCCGGCGCAGCGCGCGTGGGCTGA
- the phnC gene encoding phosphonate ABC transporter ATP-binding protein translates to MSEAARIVEVAGVTKRFAETTALDGVTMSVARGEVVVLLGLSGSGKSTLLRHIDGLERPTSGEVRVLGQSVPQLGARPLRALRSRIGFIFQQFELVGPLTVLENVLTGALATLRGPRLGTFSYPAALRRKAIAHLDRVGLSDKAYQRADTLSGGQQQRVAIARALMQDPEVLLADEPVASLDPESSEQVMALIREIAADNGLTVICSLHQVDLALSWGDRIVGLRHGKVVLDTPTAGLDKAQVMEIYGRVAATTRELTVIDDELAAEVDAAELDLAAPTAAPRA, encoded by the coding sequence ATGAGCGAGGCAGCACGCATCGTCGAGGTGGCTGGGGTCACCAAGAGATTCGCGGAGACGACGGCGCTGGACGGCGTGACGATGAGCGTCGCACGGGGTGAGGTCGTCGTGCTCCTCGGCCTGTCCGGGTCGGGCAAATCGACGCTCCTCCGCCACATCGACGGGCTGGAGCGACCGACGAGTGGCGAGGTCAGGGTGCTCGGCCAGTCGGTGCCGCAGCTCGGCGCGCGGCCGTTGCGGGCGCTGCGCAGCCGCATCGGCTTCATCTTCCAGCAGTTCGAGCTGGTCGGGCCGCTGACGGTGCTCGAGAACGTCCTCACCGGGGCGCTCGCCACCCTCCGCGGACCGCGCCTCGGCACGTTCAGCTACCCCGCCGCCCTGCGCCGCAAGGCCATCGCCCACCTCGACCGCGTCGGGCTCTCCGACAAGGCGTACCAGCGCGCGGACACACTCTCCGGCGGCCAGCAGCAGCGCGTCGCCATCGCCCGCGCGCTCATGCAGGACCCGGAGGTGCTGCTCGCCGACGAGCCGGTCGCGTCGCTCGACCCGGAGTCCAGCGAGCAGGTGATGGCCCTCATCCGCGAGATCGCCGCCGACAACGGCCTCACCGTGATCTGCAGCCTGCACCAGGTCGACCTGGCCCTCAGCTGGGGCGACCGCATCGTCGGCCTCCGCCATGGCAAGGTCGTGCTCGACACTCCCACCGCCGGACTCGACAAGGCGCAGGTGATGGAGATCTACGGCAGGGTCGCCGCCACCACCCGCGAGCTGACGGTCATCGACGACGAGCTCGCCGCCGAAGTCGATGCGGCTGAGCTCGACCTCGCCGCCCCGACCGCCGCCCCGCGCGCCTGA
- the phnE gene encoding phosphonate ABC transporter, permease protein PhnE, with protein MATVPLADARASTAALRRPRPPASRVAAVVVLIALLATGIIAFPVLGVSFDTVVRSIPKAEAFFGRIVPLRLPAPDVLWPAIGQTLGMVVLGTLLAAIISVPVAYLAAANTSPNRAAQWAGRFITVMARSIPDVVLAMVFAVLFTLGTLPGILAIGIHSVGMISKLFADAIEQIDEGPRLAIRAAGGSKAQEFFSGIVPQVAPSWVATVLHRNDINLRGSIILGYVGVAGLGYEMWKALATLDYRTAMALALVMFALCVLMEVVSSTVRRGMLGGGAARSLGARRVRNTITWVLTGVVIVGALLIAQVHWGDFLTFWRNLPLIKFWPPTFEPYSVEQIAVAMRDTVLIALAATVVSLLFSLVVGSLAARNVAPNAATRNIFRVILVAVRGVPELVLAIVLIIITGLGPTAAVFALAFGGVGLLGKLFADSIEEVPGGPQRALTAVGARRLQVYTSATVPPSVPAFVGHSFYLFDSNIRAATVLGVVGSGGIGFYLNNAARVSAWNEVFAFVLVIMATVFIVEGIAVWMRKALR; from the coding sequence ATGGCCACCGTCCCGCTCGCCGACGCGCGCGCATCCACTGCTGCGCTCCGCCGCCCACGGCCGCCCGCGTCCAGGGTCGCCGCCGTCGTCGTCCTGATCGCGCTGCTCGCCACCGGCATCATCGCGTTCCCCGTCCTCGGCGTCAGCTTCGATACCGTCGTTCGCAGCATCCCGAAGGCCGAGGCCTTCTTCGGCCGGATCGTCCCGCTCCGTCTTCCTGCGCCCGACGTGCTGTGGCCCGCGATCGGCCAGACGCTCGGGATGGTCGTGCTCGGCACCCTGCTCGCCGCGATCATCTCGGTGCCCGTCGCCTACCTCGCCGCCGCCAACACGAGCCCGAACAGGGCGGCGCAGTGGGCCGGTCGGTTCATCACCGTCATGGCCAGGTCCATCCCGGATGTCGTCCTCGCGATGGTCTTCGCCGTGCTGTTCACGCTCGGCACGCTTCCGGGCATCCTGGCCATCGGCATCCACTCGGTCGGCATGATCTCGAAGCTGTTCGCCGACGCCATCGAGCAGATCGACGAAGGGCCGAGGCTCGCCATCCGCGCTGCGGGCGGCAGCAAGGCGCAGGAGTTCTTCTCCGGCATCGTGCCGCAGGTCGCTCCCAGCTGGGTCGCGACCGTCCTGCACCGCAACGACATCAACCTGCGCGGGTCGATCATCCTGGGCTACGTCGGCGTCGCCGGGCTCGGCTACGAGATGTGGAAGGCGCTCGCCACCCTCGACTACCGCACCGCCATGGCGCTCGCGCTCGTCATGTTTGCGCTGTGCGTGCTGATGGAGGTCGTCTCCTCGACCGTCCGGCGCGGGATGCTCGGAGGCGGCGCCGCCCGCAGCCTCGGTGCCCGCCGCGTGAGGAACACGATCACCTGGGTGCTCACCGGCGTGGTGATCGTCGGCGCCCTGCTGATCGCGCAGGTGCACTGGGGCGACTTCCTCACGTTCTGGCGCAACCTGCCGCTGATCAAGTTCTGGCCGCCGACCTTCGAGCCGTACTCGGTGGAGCAGATCGCGGTCGCCATGCGGGACACCGTGCTGATCGCGCTCGCCGCGACCGTGGTGAGTCTGCTGTTCTCGCTCGTGGTCGGCTCGCTCGCCGCGAGGAACGTCGCCCCGAACGCCGCGACGCGCAACATCTTCCGCGTGATCCTCGTCGCCGTTCGCGGCGTCCCGGAGCTGGTGCTCGCGATCGTGCTCATCATCATCACCGGGCTCGGTCCGACCGCTGCCGTGTTCGCTCTGGCGTTCGGCGGCGTCGGCCTGCTCGGCAAGCTGTTCGCCGACTCGATCGAGGAGGTGCCGGGCGGGCCGCAGCGTGCGCTCACCGCGGTCGGCGCCCGCCGCCTGCAGGTGTACACGTCGGCCACCGTTCCTCCGAGCGTTCCCGCGTTCGTCGGCCACAGCTTCTACCTGTTCGACAGCAACATCCGTGCGGCGACCGTGCTCGGCGTGGTCGGCAGCGGGGGGATCGGCTTCTACCTGAACAACGCGGCACGCGTGTCGGCCTGGAACGAGGTCTTCGCGTTCGTGCTGGTGATCATGGCGACCGTCTTCATCGTGGAGGGGATCGCGGTCTGGATGAGGAAGGCGCTGCGATGA
- the kynA gene encoding tryptophan 2,3-dioxygenase — protein sequence MTVDDNTRAFDPGIVTDFRKRMSYGSYLDLATLLSAQKPVSMPEHHDELLFIIQHQTTELWLKLVLHELESARDLLRADQLAPALKRIARVKHIQRTLTEQWSVLATLTPTEYAEFRGFLGNSSGFQSYQYRAVEFVLGNKNRRMLSVFENDPVAHALLAQLLEAPSIYDEFLRYLARAGFAVPESVLDRDVTEAYVFTPELVPVFRGIYENASDNWAEYEACEELVDLEDNFQLWRFRHLKTVQRTIGMKTGTGGSTGVGFLQKALELTFFPELFAVRTEIGAPQ from the coding sequence ATGACCGTCGACGACAACACGCGCGCGTTCGATCCGGGGATCGTCACCGACTTCCGAAAGCGGATGTCGTACGGCTCCTATCTCGACCTGGCAACCCTGCTCAGCGCCCAGAAACCGGTGAGCATGCCTGAGCATCACGACGAGCTGCTGTTCATCATCCAGCACCAGACGACGGAGCTCTGGCTGAAGCTCGTCCTCCACGAACTCGAGTCGGCCCGCGACCTCCTCCGCGCCGACCAGCTGGCCCCCGCGCTGAAGCGCATCGCCCGCGTCAAGCACATCCAGAGGACCCTCACCGAGCAGTGGTCGGTGCTCGCCACGCTGACGCCCACCGAGTACGCCGAATTCCGCGGCTTCCTCGGCAACTCGTCCGGCTTCCAGTCGTACCAGTACCGGGCCGTCGAGTTCGTGCTCGGCAACAAGAACCGCCGGATGCTCAGCGTCTTCGAGAACGACCCCGTCGCGCACGCCCTCCTCGCCCAGCTGCTGGAAGCGCCCAGCATCTACGACGAGTTCCTGCGCTACCTGGCCAGGGCAGGGTTCGCCGTGCCCGAATCCGTGCTCGACCGCGACGTGACGGAGGCATACGTCTTCACTCCCGAACTCGTCCCTGTCTTCCGCGGCATCTACGAGAACGCCTCGGACAACTGGGCGGAGTACGAGGCTTGCGAAGAACTCGTCGACCTGGAGGACAACTTCCAACTCTGGCGCTTTCGCCACCTCAAGACCGTGCAGCGCACGATCGGCATGAAGACGGGCACAGGAGGCTCGACCGGCGTCGGCTTCCTGCAGAAAGCCCTCGAACTCACCTTCTTCCCCGAACTGTTCGCCGTGCGCACCGAGATCGGCGCCCCGCAATGA
- a CDS encoding phosphonatase-like hydrolase, protein MSTDDGIITSEFDDFGRASTGTAVDEHAADDATDEDWEDDEEFSDDDLDDADDLDADLELVVLDMAGTTVVDDGLVERAFERAADAAGIGSTPEEREQALDYVRETMGQSKIAVFRALTDDEDQAQHANALFESAYGELAASEGLRAVPGAEDLIRHLRQLGVKVALTTGFSRPTQDAVLDALGWRDLADLTLSPAEAGRGRPFPDLPLTALLRTGGTSVEGMVVVGDTASDIASGIAAGAGLVVGVLTGAHDEETLTEAGADAVIPSIADLAELLGLDDTAGR, encoded by the coding sequence ATGAGCACTGATGACGGAATCATCACCAGCGAGTTCGACGACTTCGGCCGCGCATCCACCGGGACGGCGGTCGACGAGCACGCCGCCGACGACGCGACGGACGAGGACTGGGAGGACGACGAGGAGTTCAGTGACGACGACCTCGACGACGCCGACGACCTCGACGCAGACCTCGAACTCGTCGTGCTCGACATGGCGGGCACCACCGTCGTCGACGACGGCCTGGTCGAGCGCGCCTTCGAGCGCGCAGCCGACGCGGCGGGCATCGGCAGCACGCCGGAGGAGCGCGAGCAGGCGCTCGACTACGTGCGCGAGACGATGGGCCAGTCCAAGATCGCCGTGTTCCGCGCCCTCACCGACGACGAAGACCAGGCGCAGCACGCCAACGCCCTGTTCGAGTCCGCGTACGGCGAGCTCGCGGCGAGCGAAGGGTTGCGCGCCGTGCCTGGTGCGGAAGACCTCATCCGGCACCTGCGGCAGCTGGGCGTGAAGGTCGCGCTGACCACCGGCTTCTCCCGCCCGACCCAGGATGCCGTGCTGGATGCGCTCGGCTGGCGCGACCTCGCAGACCTCACCCTGAGCCCGGCGGAGGCCGGTCGTGGCCGTCCGTTCCCCGACCTTCCGCTGACGGCGCTGCTGCGCACGGGCGGAACGAGCGTGGAGGGCATGGTCGTGGTCGGAGACACGGCGAGCGACATCGCATCCGGGATCGCCGCAGGGGCCGGCCTCGTGGTCGGCGTGCTCACCGGCGCCCACGACGAGGAGACACTGACCGAAGCGGGGGCCGACGCGGTCATCCCGAGCATCGCCGACCTCGCCGAGCTGCTCGGCCTCGACGACACCGCCGGACGATGA
- a CDS encoding iron-containing redox enzyme family protein, protein MTTATATPDATAVAESLFTRLTEVWADLEERLDRVPILSRLAEGTVTIDDYSRLLFNLRQQVVDGSPWISRAASSFDVDHFTLRSAAIRHAEEEHRDYLMLERDYVAIGGSLDELRAGRKNLGSEALSGYMFHYADRPNPVGLLGAMFIIEGLGAKRAAGWAARFQEVLGLADNQVHFMRYHQDADAEHTGALEAILTSGIIDDAAADDIVRCAQVVARLYVLQLEELDQ, encoded by the coding sequence ATGACGACAGCCACAGCCACGCCAGACGCGACCGCCGTCGCCGAATCCCTCTTCACCCGCCTGACCGAGGTGTGGGCCGACCTGGAGGAGCGGCTGGACCGGGTCCCCATCCTGAGCAGGCTCGCCGAGGGCACGGTCACCATCGACGACTACAGCAGGCTGCTCTTCAACCTCCGGCAGCAGGTGGTCGACGGGTCGCCGTGGATCTCCCGTGCGGCGTCCAGCTTCGACGTCGACCATTTCACCCTGCGGTCGGCGGCGATCCGCCACGCCGAGGAGGAGCATCGCGACTACCTCATGCTGGAACGCGACTACGTGGCGATCGGCGGCTCGCTGGATGAGCTGCGCGCCGGCAGGAAGAACCTCGGCTCCGAGGCGCTGTCCGGCTACATGTTCCACTACGCCGACCGCCCGAACCCGGTGGGCCTGCTCGGTGCGATGTTCATCATCGAGGGGCTCGGCGCGAAGCGGGCGGCCGGCTGGGCTGCGCGGTTCCAGGAGGTGCTCGGACTCGCAGACAACCAGGTGCACTTCATGCGCTACCACCAGGATGCGGACGCCGAGCACACCGGGGCGCTGGAGGCGATCCTGACCTCCGGCATCATCGACGACGCCGCGGCCGACGACATCGTGCGCTGCGCGCAGGTGGTCGCCAGGCTGTACGTGCTGCAGCTCGAGGAACTGGATCAGTGA
- a CDS encoding alcohol dehydrogenase catalytic domain-containing protein yields the protein MTPRVVEPPARLGKGVSVYPSATAMVWPGEGHLHEAVAVPGVRLSPGDALVEIELATVCGSDVHTVLGHRSAPTPLILGHEQVGRVVALGRGGAKTIDGHRVSLGERIVWSVAVPCGRCSRCRRGLPQKCANLQKYGHERMRRGWELSGGFATHGHILDGTAMVAVPEDVPAEVLAPASCATATVAAALEAASGITPLEGALVLVAGAGMLGLTATAMASDAGAHVVVSDPIAERRDAALAFGAAAVTDPRVAIDAPGGLNAALAAAGGRGAAPTIALELSGAPAAVRSLFHAVDVGGVLVLVGSVSPGPDLAIDPEQLVRRLLTIRGVHNYAPRHLAEAVRYLAGAWQRYPFAAQVGETFRLADVDAALAAAGQHPRVGLRP from the coding sequence GTGACCCCGCGCGTGGTGGAACCACCAGCGCGCTTGGGGAAAGGGGTCAGCGTCTATCCGTCGGCGACGGCGATGGTGTGGCCGGGGGAAGGTCATCTGCACGAGGCGGTGGCTGTGCCGGGGGTGCGGCTGTCGCCGGGGGACGCTCTGGTCGAGATCGAGCTGGCGACGGTGTGCGGCTCGGACGTGCACACGGTCCTCGGGCACCGGTCGGCGCCGACGCCGCTCATCCTCGGGCACGAGCAGGTGGGCAGGGTGGTCGCGCTCGGCCGCGGCGGAGCGAAGACGATCGACGGTCACCGGGTGAGCCTCGGCGAGAGGATCGTCTGGTCGGTCGCGGTGCCGTGCGGACGGTGCAGCAGGTGCCGTCGCGGCCTGCCGCAGAAGTGCGCGAACCTGCAGAAGTACGGTCACGAGCGCATGCGCAGGGGCTGGGAGCTGTCCGGCGGTTTCGCCACGCACGGCCACATCCTCGACGGCACCGCGATGGTCGCCGTCCCCGAGGACGTGCCCGCCGAGGTGCTGGCGCCGGCTTCGTGCGCCACCGCGACGGTCGCGGCTGCGCTGGAGGCCGCATCCGGGATCACGCCGCTGGAGGGCGCGCTCGTGCTCGTCGCCGGGGCGGGCATGCTCGGCCTCACGGCGACCGCGATGGCCTCCGACGCCGGCGCGCACGTCGTGGTCAGCGACCCGATCGCCGAACGCCGGGATGCTGCGCTCGCGTTCGGCGCGGCGGCCGTCACCGACCCCCGGGTCGCCATCGACGCTCCCGGCGGACTCAATGCCGCTCTCGCCGCAGCGGGCGGCCGCGGTGCTGCGCCGACGATCGCGCTGGAACTCTCCGGCGCACCGGCGGCCGTGCGCTCGCTGTTCCACGCCGTGGACGTCGGCGGCGTGCTCGTGCTGGTCGGCTCGGTCTCCCCCGGCCCAGACCTCGCCATCGACCCCGAGCAGCTGGTCCGTCGCCTGCTCACCATCCGCGGCGTCCACAACTACGCCCCGCGCCACTTGGCGGAGGCCGTGCGATACCTCGCCGGCGCGTGGCAGCGCTACCCGTTCGCGGCGCAGGTCGGCGAGACCTTCCGGCTGGCCGACGTGGATGCGGCGCTCGCCGCGGCGGGACAGCACCCGCGGGTGGGGCTCCGGCCGTAG
- a CDS encoding phosphate/phosphite/phosphonate ABC transporter substrate-binding protein has translation MKLSISKTLAVGAALVLSLGLAACTGSANASSTDGASSGASAATFAKDSSTLVFGVVPDTVNTQSNYQPIADYIAKITGKKVEYRESSDYTALIQAAIAGQIDVASFSGFTYVTATNGGAKITPFASIITKEGQKPGYYSEAVVPEKSSITKLEEFKGKKVCFVDPSSTSGYLFPTYNLLKAGIDPAKDITPVFAGKHDASALKVSQGAECDAGFAEDSAVEAQPGLKVVAKTMVPGAPMVFSNTLPEEIKKDLSDKLSSVTIADIQKAGIKNADSDGFKATFFAFSPVDDKYYDQIRDICKVTKAAQCEVK, from the coding sequence ATGAAACTGTCCATCTCCAAGACGCTCGCCGTCGGCGCAGCGCTCGTCCTCTCCCTCGGCCTCGCCGCCTGCACCGGGTCCGCGAACGCCAGCTCGACCGACGGCGCATCGTCCGGCGCGTCGGCCGCGACCTTCGCGAAGGACTCGAGCACGCTCGTCTTCGGTGTCGTTCCCGACACCGTGAACACGCAGTCCAACTACCAGCCGATCGCCGACTACATCGCGAAGATCACCGGCAAGAAGGTCGAGTACCGCGAGTCGAGCGACTACACCGCGCTGATCCAGGCGGCCATCGCCGGGCAGATCGACGTGGCCAGCTTCTCCGGGTTCACCTACGTCACCGCGACCAACGGCGGCGCCAAGATCACACCGTTCGCGTCGATCATCACCAAGGAAGGGCAGAAGCCCGGCTACTACTCCGAGGCCGTCGTGCCGGAGAAGTCGTCGATCACCAAGCTCGAAGAGTTCAAGGGCAAGAAGGTCTGCTTCGTCGACCCGAGCTCGACCTCCGGCTACCTCTTCCCCACCTACAACCTGCTGAAGGCCGGAATCGACCCGGCCAAGGACATCACGCCGGTGTTCGCGGGCAAGCACGACGCGTCCGCGCTGAAGGTCTCGCAGGGGGCTGAGTGCGACGCCGGCTTCGCTGAGGACTCCGCCGTCGAAGCGCAGCCCGGCCTCAAGGTCGTCGCCAAGACGATGGTCCCCGGCGCTCCGATGGTGTTCTCCAACACCCTCCCGGAGGAGATCAAGAAGGACCTCAGCGACAAGCTCTCGTCCGTGACGATCGCCGACATCCAGAAGGCCGGAATCAAGAACGCGGACTCGGACGGCTTCAAGGCGACCTTCTTCGCCTTCAGCCCGGTCGACGACAAGTACTACGACCAGATCCGCGACATCTGCAAGGTCACCAAGGCCGCGCAGTGCGAGGTCAAGTAA